Proteins co-encoded in one Cardiocondyla obscurior isolate alpha-2009 linkage group LG24, Cobs3.1, whole genome shotgun sequence genomic window:
- the LOC139111673 gene encoding uncharacterized protein: MISIKRQLKYNRILLLSIGLWPYQQSKFVQLQLILFFGVLISCIVSQFTVFVFTKCTVDTAIKVLSAALYVAMCTIQYNSFRINIHIVKQLLDELDHIFKELTDENEITILKEYGKTAERFTIIIMMINCVNLTSLILMPIVAYIPGNIFINEARLQHVVQNMMPAYFVNEKQYWHIILLHLILVGIIGGSAVVATGMMLVGYFEHACGMFKIASYRIKKALMTNVKSVKLKDEIIIHKEIILAIDIHRKAIKFSQYMFSNFQGSHFWLLIVGVVCLSLNLYGVSFYIIIKDYISETMLTNDVEQFITHFVFISATFVYFFIANYIGQKVTNHNEHVFFTVYNVRWYVASLHVQKLILFLLQRGTKTVYLYLGGIFMLSFELLATFATLVFTKCTPSLVINVLSVALFFSTFVITYYHFWINSHDIMIGLDILQNICNNMRDKNEIAIMKKYGDIAKRFTTIFILFHMSNVATGLLVTCLLHFLDAFLHDDTSQSNRVLQKLLPKFFIGQESHMYLILLNFVVSISIGGTALIGVGSVILSYIEYTCGIWKVASYRIEKAMMIDMLKNEISMYKELILAVDIHRKGVKFITLVFSNFKQLLFILITIKVLCLSFNLYRISETISNEGDIEQCYFHVLVTCGIFVFLFVANYVGQEITDYNNHVFYSAYNIRWYLAPLHVQKLILFLLQNGSRTFCLSIGGIYSLSNELFAMLTKASISYFTVVYSMQQ; encoded by the exons ATGATCTCTATCaagcggcaattaaaatataatcggATTCTTCTCCTGTCGATTGGCTTATGGCCTTATCAACAATCTAAATTCGTGCAGTTACAGCTAATACTATTTTTTGGTGTTCTTATAAGCTGTATTGTGTCTCAG tttacAGTATTTGTATTTACCAAATGCACCGTCGATACCGCCATCAAGGTTCTTTCGGCCGCATTATATGTTGCGATGTGTACGATTCAGTACAACTCGTttcgaattaatattcatatt GTGAAGCAACTTTTGGATGAGCTTgatcatatttttaaagagcTAACTGATGAGAATGAAATAACTATCTTAAAGGAATATGGAAAGACTGCGGAACGGttcacaattattattatga tGATTAATTGCGTCAATTTAACTTCTCTTATTTTAATGCCAATTGTGGCGTATATTCCtggtaatattttcataaatgaaGCTCGCCTCCAACACGTAGTACAAAATATGATGCCCGCGTACTTTGTTAATGAAAAACAATATTGGCATATTATTCTCCTGCACTTGATTCTAGTCGGTATTATAGGAGGAAGTGCAGTAGTGGCAACAGGAATGATGCTCGTAGGTTACTTTGAACATGCCTGTGGAATGTTCAAAATCGCcag TTACCGCattaaaaaagcattaatGACAAATGTGAAaagcgttaaattaaaagatgaaattataatccataaagaaataattcttgCAATAGATATTCATCGTAAGGCTATCAA gTTCTCCCAATATATGTTTTCTAACTTTCAAGGATCGCATTTTTGGTTATTAATAGTGGGCGTAGTTTGTTtgagtttaaatttatatggagtaagtttttatattattattaaagattat ATATCCGAGACCATGCTCACGAACGATGTTGAACaatttattacacattttgtatttataagtgcaacttttgtatattttttcatagCCAATTATATCGGACAAAAGGTTACAAATCATAATGAACACGTATTTTTCACAGT CTATAACGTTCGATGGTACGTAGCATCATTGCATGTGCAAAAGCTGATATTATTTCTTCTGCAAAGAGGGACCAAAACTGTTTATCTTTACTTAGGCGGCATATTTATGCTGTCCTTCGAACTTTTGGCCacg TTTGCGACACTTGTATTTACAAAATGCACGCCATCTCTTGTTATTAATGTTCTCTCCGTTGCATTGTTCTTTAGTACATTTGTAATTACGTATTATCATTTTTGGATTAATTCTCATGAT ATAATGATAGGACTGGATATTCTTCAGAATATTTGTAACAATATGAGAGACAAAAATGAGATTGCCATTATGAAAAAGTATGGAGACATCGCAAAACGTTTTACGactatatttatac tgTTTCATATGTCCAACGTAGCGACTGGTTTGTTAGTTACGTGCTTACTGCATTTTCTTGATGCTTTCTTACACGATGACACGTCTCAATCAAATCGCGTTTTGCAAAAACTTTTACCGAAGTTCTTCATCGGTCAAGAGAGTCAcatgtatttaatattgttaaattttgtgGTAAGCATAAGCATAGGTGGTACTGCATTAATAGGAGTAGGTTCAGTGATCTTGTCATACATTGAATATACTTGTGGAATATGGAAAGTCGCCAG ttatcGCATCGAAAAGGCAATGATGATAGATATgttgaaaaatgaaattagTATGTATAAAGAACTAATTTTAGCTGTAGATATTCATCGTAAAGGTGTCAA ATTTATTACATTAGTGTTTTCCAACTTTAAACAATTACTATTTATATTGATAACGATTAAAGTACTCTGCTTGAGCTTCAATCTTTACAGA atttcTGAAACCATATCAAACGAAGGCGATATTGAACAATGTTATTTCCATGTCCTAGTTACATGTGGAATTTTTGTGTTTCTATTTGTAGCCAATTATGTCGGGCAAGAAATCACAGACTACAATAATCACGTATTTTATTCCGC GTATAATATTCGATGGTACTTGGCGCCTTTGCACGTGCAAAAGTTGATATTGTTTCTCTTGCAAAATGGCAGCAGGACTTTTTGCCTATCTATCGGTGGAATATATTCGTTGTCCAACGAACTTTTTGCCATG ttaaCTAAAGCGTCGATATCGTATTTCACTGTTGTATATTCTATGCAACAGTGA